A single window of Neurospora crassa OR74A linkage group VII, whole genome shotgun sequence DNA harbors:
- a CDS encoding rhomboid protein 2 gives MPRLLASALSLRRDPRLLKLPPYLSLLCIVIGVVWLFLLPLDDYSRRTYISENALLPGQVHTYFGGSDQNVFRAYKHETDELAGKGNIEVNDKLESIAKGLGLKVGRQNFTYSSAGNTHSGQNIYAILQAPRGDATEAIVLVAAWKNVKGELNRSGVPLVLTLARYFKRWSLWSKDIIFLFTPDSIAGPQAWVDAYHDAHDSSRVASLPLKSGALQGAIALDYTRETRFQSVHIVYDGVNGQLPNLDLINSVNHVAGGQMGMGVAIQEMWKHSNSYHDRLQTMLRGMLKQGLGLASGPHSSFIPYHVDAVTLQPFGEGWQDEMAIGRVIEGTFRSLNNLLEHLHQSFFFYLLMQRERFVSIGTYLPSAMLVAANFTIMAIALWVKSGQPDVQEIITEKTKTAEEAERIVSPNPHVASERDLFLPLVLVAVCQFLGVVPLYLFNHLSESALIPAFVLFSVLSSILPFLLSNLLHTSTTSTTTQQYHLIRSFSLLLLGMFLSSLATLNFSLAFFVGVFSAPLTFVRPCPNSSTLKWLSMVVLYVLSPTTVVLVASMLPGLDEKVGCGLGEVLRQAAFAWDVTGTYTPVVVWCVWWPAWIVGVVSVLGRPGAGDKKVKKA, from the exons ATGCCACGTCTATTAG CTAGCGCATTGAGCCTGCGGCGCGACCCGCGGTTGCTCAAGCTCCCGCCCTACCTTTCTCTGCTGTGCATCGTCATTGGCGTCGTCTggctcttccttcttccactcgACGACTATTCCCGACGAACATACATATCCGAAAACGCCCTATTGCCGGGCCAAGTCCATACGTACTTTGGTGGCAGCGATCAGAATGTCTTCCGCGCGTACAAGCACGAGACTGACGAGCTGGCTGGCAAGGGAAACATCGA GGTCAACGACAAACTCGAATCCATTGCGAAAGGTCTCGGTCTGAAAGTTGGCCGCCAAAACTTTACTTACAGTTCCGCCGGCAACACACATTCCGGCCAGAACATCTACGCCATCCTCCAAGCCCCACGCGGCGACGCCACCGAAGCCATTGTCCTCGTCGCTGCCTGGAAAAACGTCAAGGGGGAGTTAAACCGCAGCGGCGTGCCCCTCGTCCTCACCCTCGCCCGCTACTTCAAGCGCTGGTCGCTCTGGTCCAAggacatcatcttcctcttcactcCCGACAGTATCGCGGGTCCCCAGGCTTGGGTCGATGCATACCATGACGCCCACGACTCGTCGCGCGTCGCCAGTCTACCTCTCAAGAGTGGTGCGTTGCAGGGCGCCATTGCCCTAGACTACACCCGCGAGACCCGCTTCCAGAGCGTGCATATCGTGTACGATGGGGTCAACGGCCAGCTTCCCAACCTGGACCTGATCAACTCGGTTAACCATGTTGCTGGCGGCCAGATGGGCATGGGCGTTGCGATCCAGGAAATGTGGAAGCACAGCAATAGCTACCATGACCGGCTACAGACCATGCTGCGTGGTATGCTCAAGCAGGGTCTGGGGCTGGCGAGCGGCCCGCACAGCAGTTTTATCCCGTACCATGTGGACGCGGTGACATTGCAACCATTTGGTGAGGGTTGGCAGGATGAGATGGCCATCGGAAGGGTCATTGAGGGCACTTTTAGGAGTCTGAATAACCTGCTGGAACACCTGCACCAGAGCTTTTTCTTCTACTTGCTCATGCAAAGAGAGCGGTTCGTGAGTATCGGCACGTACTTGCCCAGCGCCATGTTGGTGGCAGCCAACTTTACAATTATGGCGATTGCTCTTTGGGTGAAGAGCGGACAGCCCGATGTGCAAGAAATCATTACGGAGAAGACCAAGACGGCTGAGGAAGCTGAGAGAATCGTTTCGCCTAACCCACACGTCGCATCGGAGAGggatctttttcttcctctggTTCTCGTGGCCGTTTGCCAGTTTTTGGGCGTGGTGCCTCTCTATCTGTTCAACCACCTCTCAGAGAGT GCCTTGATTCCAGCCTTCGTCCTCTTCAGCGTCCTTTCCTCGATCCTCccattcctcctctccaaccTTCTACATACCtcgacaacctcaaccaCAACCCAACAATATCACCTCATCCGctccttttctctcctcctcctcggcatgTTTCTTTCCTCACTTGCAACCCTCAACTTTTCTCTCGCCTTTTTCGTAGGCGTCTTCAGCGCTCCGCTGACCTTTGTCCGCCCTTGCCCCAACTCTTCCACCCTCAAATGGCTGTCTATGGTCGTTTTGTATGTCTTGTCTCCGACTACGGTGGTGTTGGTCGCCAGCATGCTTCCGGGTTTAGACGAAAAGGTGGGATGTGGGTTGGGAGAGGTGCTGAGGCAAGCGGCGTTTGCTTGGGATGTCACGGGGACATATACGCCTGTTGTGGTATGGTGTGTGTGGTGGCCTGCTTGGATTGTTGGAGTCGTATCTGTCTTGGGACGACCTGGTGCTGGTGATaaaaaggtgaagaaggctTGA
- the gh28-1 gene encoding polygalacturonase — protein MKITASLLPAFLGSAMAASIPSTSGNHIKASSSCTFSGSTGFDLLNKGHSSCQEIVISDLQVPAGKTLSLDKLNPGTTVTFSGKTTFPYTSSGFAGPLLSISSSSKLTIRGLSSSVLYGSGEKYWDGLGQKGPIKKPKFFQVHNLEDSVIEGVTILNAPVQVMSINGCKNLTVTSFTLDNKAGDGDWKAGKGGRNTDAFDIGSSSNIVIDGAKVYNQDDCVAINSGTDITFRNGLCSGGHGLSIGSVGGRSDNTVKNVLFENSVIANSENGARIKTNYGTTGLVSNITYRNVKLQNITKYGIMVDQSYGSSSKNASPTNGVPITGFTLSNVTGNVLSSGTNIFINCGDGSCKQFEWNQVDVKGGKKSSKCLRVPSGAWC, from the exons ATGAAAATCACCGCCTCTCTTTTGCCAGCCTTCCTCGGAAGTGCGATGGCAGCCTCGATCCCATCAACATCTGGTAACCACATTAAAGCGTCGTCCTCCTGCACCTTCAGCGGCTCAACTGGCTTCGACCTCCTCAACAAAGGACACAGCTCCTGCCAAGAGATCGTCATCTCCGACCTCCAAGTACCCGCGGGCAAGACTCTCAGCCTGGACAAGCTCAATCCAGGAACGACAGTTACCTTTTCCGGCAAAACCACGTTCCCCTACACTTCCTCCGGCTTCGCGGgccccctcctctccatctcctcctcctccaagctGACCATCCGCGgcctctcttcctctgtGTTGTACGGCAGCGGCGAAAAGTACTGGGACGGTTTGGGACAAAAGGGACCCATCAAGAAACCCAAGTTCTTCCAGGTGCACAATCTTGAGGATTCCGTGATCGAGGGTGTCACGATCCTCAATGCACCAGTGCAGGTGATGAGTATCAACGGATGCAAGAACTTGACGGTGACAAGCTTCACACTTGACAACAAGGCGGGTGATGGAGACTGGAAGGCTGgcaaaggaggaagaaacaCGGATGCGTTTGATATTGGGTCATCCAGTAACATAGTGATTGACGGCGCGAAGGTGTACAACCAGGATGATTGTGTGGCTATTAATTCGGGCACG GATATTACTTTCCGCAATGGTCTTTGCTCGGGGGGCCATGGTCTGTCCATTGGTTCCGTGGGCGGTAGAAGCGACAACACCGTCAAGAATGTCCTGTTTGAGAACTCAGTGATTGCGAACTCAGAGAACG GCGCCCGTATCAAGACCAATTACGGAACCACGGGTCTCGTCTCCAACATTACTTACCGCAATGTCAAGCTCCAAAACATCACCAAATACGGCATCATGGTTGACCAGTCCTACGGTTCTTCCTCTAAGAACGCGTCGCCGACTAATGGTGTGCCTATCACCGGGTTTACACTTTCCAACGTGACGGGAAATGTTCTGTCCTCTGGCACTAACATCTTCATCAACTGCGGCGATGGATCTTGTAAGCAATTTGAATGGAATCAAGTTGATGTCAAGGGTGGTAAGAAGAGCTCCAAGTGCTTGAGAGTTCCGTCGGGCGCGTGGTGTTAG